AACTTTACCATCAGTAATTTTCTCAGGCATAGCTTCCTCGCTTTCCCTTAATATAATTATATCATACTGCTGTTTTACTTACATAATCTTAATATACCTTTATTGGTATTATTTGTCAAGTGGTTTATTCTACTCTTATGATCAAAGCTAGAATCTCATTAACTTTAGCCAGCATTTATTACTGGATAAAAAAAGACCAGAGCTTATGGCCCTGGTAAGAAAGTTATTAAGAATATCTATCAAAAATTTGTTTTATACAATAATCAAAATCTTCAAGGTTTATCTAATTTCCTCCCTCAAACCTTCCTTGAAATCCTCCCTGAAACGTTTCATTTTTATCCTGTAATCAAAATAATACTTCAGGACATTTTCGATAAAATCTGCCGTTTTTATTTCATCCTGCTCATAGATCTTCTCGCCTTCTTTAATCACTTTATGTTTTAGCAAAATATTGCATTTATTAAGAGAGACAATATCGACTTCCTGGCCTATAATTTCCTCAATTTCAGCCTCTAAGTTCATTTGCTTTAAAATTTCAGGAGGTTTTGAAAATAAGATTCCGAGATCTATATCGCTGCGGTCATTCTCATAATCGGTGCCATGGGAGCCAAAGATATATACTGTATTGATGTTATTATGGTTTTTAAAGAAATTTATCAATTTATCTTGATTAGGAATATTAATTTCTCTTTTCATATCTTTTATCCCTCTTCCAAAAATAAATCACCTTAGAAGCTCAATTATTGTTTTATCAACTACCATACTCAATATCCTCTTCTAAATTTTCTTCATTATAATGCCTCTTTATTCCCCTTTTATTGAGTAAATCATGAAATTCCCACTTACTCATATCAGCTAATTCTCTGGCTTTCCCAAATGAAAGGATCTTTTCTTCATATAAAGCCAGAGCTAATTCCTCCATCAATCTTTCCTCTTTCTCGCTTTCAGGCAATTTCATGGCCTGATAGACATCTTCTGGTATATTCAATACAAACTTCTTATCTCCAGCCAGTTTCATAATAATCCCTCCATTTCAAAGGTTTAAATTTATATTTCTTATCTTCATTTTACCACATAAGACCACTATTTTCATTTATTCTATCTTCCACCCCGGGCTAGACCTGGCTGCGGATTGGGTTTTCCTGGACCTTTCCAGAAAACATTAATGTTTCTTGGGTTTATCCAGCCGCTTGATTGTTTCCAGGAGGACGTTGGCTCCTTTTTCGATATCCTCCCAGTCTGTCCATTCATCGGGGCTGTGGCTGATGCCGTCTTTACTGGGCACAAAGATCATGCCTGTCGGGGCTACTCCGGCCATCGGGCCTGCATGGTGGCCTGAGCCGCTGAGGATATCCATGTAATCATAGCCCAGGCTTTTAGCTGCGCTGGCTATCTCCTGCTGGACAGCTTTGTTGAGATAGGTGCTCTCTTCATAATAGGTCTCTTTAATTTTTAAGCCTTTGATATTAAGGTCTTCGATTGACTTGAAGACTTTATTGATATTTGCCTTTTCCATATCTCTGATCTCGATTAAAAACTCGACTTCATCTGGAATTATATTGACTGCGCCAGATTTCACCTTTATATCGCCAACTGTTACTACCATCCGGCCGCCGTCTTGATTGAGCTTTTTAACTGTTTTCTCAAGCTCCAGGATGATTCTGCTGGCCTTGATTAAGGCGTCGTCCCGGAGTTCCATCGGTGTTGTTCCTGAATGGTCGGCCCTGCCTGTCGTTGTGGCTCTGTATCTGGAGATGCCTACTATTCCATTGACGACGCCGATTGGTTTTTCCATCTCTTCTAAGACCTGACCCTGTTCGATATGGAGTTCCAGGAAGTTTTTGATTCTGCTGGTATCGACTGCTGAAGCTTCGAGTTCGGCCTCGCCAAGCCTGGCTGACCTTATCTGATTTAGCTCGTCGTATGAGAATTTGTCGCCGATAAAGGCCCTGCTCCCTAAATAAGGAGGATATTTTACCCCGGCCTCGCCATTAAAGACTGCTGCCACCAGTTTATGATTGCTCTGGTAGCCATTTTCTTTGAGCACCCTCAGGCATTCAACTGCTGCCAGCACCCCGAGGCTGCCGTCAAACAG
The genomic region above belongs to Halonatronomonas betaini and contains:
- the mntA gene encoding type VII toxin-antitoxin system MntA family adenylyltransferase antitoxin, producing MKREINIPNQDKLINFFKNHNNINTVYIFGSHGTDYENDRSDIDLGILFSKPPEILKQMNLEAEIEEIIGQEVDIVSLNKCNILLKHKVIKEGEKIYEQDEIKTADFIENVLKYYFDYRIKMKRFREDFKEGLREEIR
- a CDS encoding UPF0175 family protein; translation: MKLAGDKKFVLNIPEDVYQAMKLPESEKEERLMEELALALYEEKILSFGKARELADMSKWEFHDLLNKRGIKRHYNEENLEEDIEYGS
- a CDS encoding Zn-dependent hydrolase — encoded protein: MNINLDRLKNNIIRLGWFGFAGDENKEIPIGDKGITRLPYTRVYTEAEEFVREQMEEAGLETYTDPIGNLFGIFPGENQTDEMIVIGSHIDTVVKGGLFDGSLGVLAAVECLRVLKENGYQSNHKLVAAVFNGEAGVKYPPYLGSRAFIGDKFSYDELNQIRSARLGEAELEASAVDTSRIKNFLELHIEQGQVLEEMEKPIGVVNGIVGISRYRATTTGRADHSGTTPMELRDDALIKASRIILELEKTVKKLNQDGGRMVVTVGDIKVKSGAVNIIPDEVEFLIEIRDMEKANINKVFKSIEDLNIKGLKIKETYYEESTYLNKAVQQEIASAAKSLGYDYMDILSGSGHHAGPMAGVAPTGMIFVPSKDGISHSPDEWTDWEDIEKGANVLLETIKRLDKPKKH